A region from the Hydrogenimonas sp. genome encodes:
- a CDS encoding iojap protein — protein MKQETEERIERIIDILDRKKAEDIQVFDLSDKDYLTRYVIIATTLGDKHTLALLKYLKDELKPAGEKFLAVEEGEQWTIVDLGDIMIHLMVPSYRAKYNLEEFLESLGKREPED, from the coding sequence TTGAAACAGGAAACAGAAGAGAGAATCGAGAGAATAATAGATATCCTGGACCGTAAAAAAGCGGAAGATATCCAGGTTTTCGACTTGAGCGACAAAGATTATCTGACCAGATACGTCATCATAGCGACAACACTCGGAGACAAGCACACACTGGCGCTGCTGAAATATCTGAAAGATGAACTGAAGCCGGCAGGTGAGAAGTTTCTTGCCGTTGAGGAGGGAGAGCAGTGGACCATTGTGGATCTTGGGGATATAATGATACACCTGATGGTACCTTCCTACCGCGCAAAATACAACCTTGAGGAGTTTCTGGAATCACTTGGAAAAAGAGAACCCGAAGATTGA
- a CDS encoding guanylate kinase, whose translation MHRFGAVLIVSGPSGAGKSSLIKAAKEQIGDHYFSISTTTRPPREGERDGVDYFFVDQETFEADIKAGEFLEYAQVHGNYYGTSLKPVRKALEEGKLVIFDIDVQGHAIARERMGDLITSVFVTTPSLGELERRLRSRGTDGEEVIRSRIQNALVEIEYISAYDYLIVNDDFEKALDSFIAVAKAARLKKGRKQSLSFINRWRES comes from the coding sequence GTGCATAGATTCGGAGCAGTTTTAATCGTTTCCGGCCCGAGCGGCGCCGGAAAGAGTTCCCTGATAAAGGCGGCCAAAGAGCAGATCGGAGACCACTACTTCTCTATCTCCACAACAACGAGACCCCCCAGGGAGGGTGAGAGAGACGGTGTAGACTACTTCTTCGTAGACCAGGAGACTTTCGAAGCCGATATCAAGGCCGGGGAGTTTCTGGAGTATGCGCAGGTCCACGGAAACTACTACGGTACATCTTTGAAACCGGTACGAAAAGCGCTCGAAGAGGGAAAACTGGTAATATTCGATATAGATGTGCAGGGGCATGCGATAGCGAGGGAGCGAATGGGGGATCTGATAACCTCGGTCTTCGTAACGACTCCGTCGCTCGGAGAGCTTGAGCGCCGCCTTCGAAGCAGGGGGACAGACGGGGAGGAGGTTATCAGGAGCCGCATACAGAATGCTCTGGTGGAGATAGAGTATATCAGTGCATACGATTACCTGATCGTCAACGATGACTTCGAAAAAGCTCTGGACTCGTTCATAGCGGTCGCGAAGGCAGCGAGGCTCAAAAAGGGGCGCAAACAGTCGCTCTCGTTCATAAACCGGTGGCGGGAGTCCTGA
- a CDS encoding twin-arginine translocation protein TatA, with the protein MGMPSMPELLIILAIVVLLFGAKKIPELAKGMGSGIKNFKKAMKEDDDEEVKSASVETKGEKRVEQKGEAGESAKPEEKKEA; encoded by the coding sequence ATGGGAATGCCATCTATGCCGGAACTGTTGATTATTCTGGCGATCGTAGTACTGCTTTTCGGAGCGAAGAAGATTCCTGAACTCGCCAAAGGTATGGGGAGCGGAATCAAGAATTTCAAAAAGGCTATGAAAGAGGATGACGATGAGGAGGTGAAGAGCGCCTCCGTCGAGACAAAGGGTGAAAAGCGTGTCGAGCAGAAGGGCGAGGCGGGCGAAAGCGCCAAGCCTGAAGAGAAAAAAGAGGCGTAG
- a CDS encoding arginyl-tRNA synthetase: MRHRVYTILQKHIDHPVVLEKPKEKSFGHYATPIAFSLAKVLRRNPMQIAEELVEKLEKEEMFERVDALKGYVNIKLSRNFLNEYAVWALKNEDQFGASEAAETILLEFVSANPTGPLHIGHARGAVWGDVLARIGRRLGYGIEREYYVNDAGNQIYLLGLSVYLAARESVLGLEVEWPQEYYRGEYITDLAKKAVEALGPEHFADEAFIPEISEWAKDRMMELINENLHEVGIHFDHYVSEKSLYDRWDEVLTKLADAGAVYEKDGKWWLKSTEHGDEKDRVVVREDGRPTYLAGDIVYHYLKFERGYDHYINIWGADHHGYIARVKAAIAFFGHDPQKLEIILSQMVSLLKGGEPYKMSKRAGNFILMHDIVEEIGPDALRFIFLTKKSDTHLEFDVEDLKKEDNSNPIYYINYAHARVFSLFEKAGKSRESVYDASLENLGEDAYDLLFTALLLPEVLEDAFKSRQLQKVTEYLKQLAGMYHKFYYDNRVIGTPDEDALLKLSAMTALSLRVGLKMLGIEAAKRM, translated from the coding sequence TTGAGACACAGAGTATACACTATTCTTCAGAAGCATATAGACCATCCGGTCGTTCTTGAGAAGCCGAAAGAGAAGAGCTTCGGCCACTATGCGACTCCTATAGCTTTCTCTCTTGCAAAGGTACTTAGGCGCAACCCGATGCAGATCGCGGAGGAGCTCGTAGAGAAGCTTGAGAAAGAGGAGATGTTCGAGAGGGTAGATGCTCTCAAAGGGTATGTCAATATCAAGCTGAGCCGAAACTTTCTCAACGAATATGCGGTCTGGGCCCTGAAAAACGAAGATCAGTTCGGGGCCTCGGAGGCTGCAGAAACCATTCTGCTCGAATTTGTAAGCGCAAATCCGACCGGCCCTCTGCATATAGGTCATGCGCGGGGTGCCGTATGGGGAGATGTGCTCGCCCGCATAGGCAGGCGCCTGGGGTACGGAATAGAGCGTGAATATTACGTTAACGATGCCGGAAACCAGATATACCTGCTCGGCCTTTCGGTATATCTCGCCGCCCGTGAGTCGGTTCTGGGCCTAGAGGTAGAGTGGCCTCAAGAGTACTACAGAGGCGAATATATAACCGATCTTGCCAAGAAAGCCGTCGAAGCCCTGGGGCCAGAACACTTTGCCGATGAAGCTTTCATACCGGAGATATCCGAATGGGCCAAAGATCGTATGATGGAGCTTATCAACGAAAACCTGCACGAAGTAGGAATCCACTTCGACCACTATGTGAGCGAGAAGTCTCTCTACGACAGATGGGACGAGGTTCTTACCAAACTGGCCGATGCGGGGGCCGTTTACGAGAAGGATGGCAAATGGTGGCTGAAGTCTACCGAGCACGGTGACGAGAAGGATCGTGTAGTGGTGCGTGAAGACGGCAGGCCCACATATCTTGCCGGGGATATCGTATACCACTATCTGAAGTTCGAACGCGGATATGACCACTACATAAATATATGGGGGGCGGACCACCACGGGTACATAGCGCGTGTAAAAGCCGCCATAGCCTTTTTCGGCCACGATCCGCAGAAGCTGGAGATAATTCTTTCACAGATGGTATCCCTGCTCAAAGGGGGAGAGCCGTACAAAATGTCCAAGCGTGCGGGAAACTTCATTCTTATGCACGATATTGTGGAGGAGATCGGCCCAGATGCACTCAGATTCATATTTCTGACCAAGAAGAGCGATACGCACCTTGAGTTCGACGTGGAAGATCTGAAAAAAGAGGATAACTCAAACCCGATATACTATATAAACTATGCACATGCGAGGGTCTTTTCCCTGTTCGAAAAGGCGGGAAAGAGCCGGGAGTCGGTATATGACGCTTCTCTGGAGAATCTGGGTGAAGATGCCTACGACCTTCTATTTACGGCGCTCCTTCTGCCGGAAGTTTTGGAGGATGCATTCAAAAGCAGACAGCTGCAGAAGGTTACCGAATATCTGAAGCAGCTGGCCGGAATGTATCACAAGTTTTACTATGACAACAGGGTCATAGGTACGCCTGACGAAGATGCCCTGCTCAAACTTTCGGCGATGACCGCCCTATCTTTGCGGGTAGGACTCAAAATGCTCGGAATCGAAGCCGCAAAGAGGATGTAG
- a CDS encoding MJ0042 family finger-like protein: MLLINQNPVVSKLSGLSAQKSGFEVVETPYAEEIEEGPYDALFIDDAKLDEIDLEDLKKRSGAKRTCLIYSDEQSRAESFDYYLKKPFLPTEMVDLLSEIKDEMLLPEMDEGGEESAEEEVEGAAAEEELSLEELSLEELSLEELPGEEAAAAQQPAEPLEPEESSDRGEEESVQEEEDFEALLEQLEEVEEGDVTETVSEEREEPEEGVSGNAEETETEEVQAGAEEAAGTEESEEIDFEALMEEVKDIESEELTQEPAAESIEDEDIEALLEGIDIPLTEEEALAEEAGSEESEVLEELPDIEGGVLDEEQVNVVKELLEESTEPEEESLESEELFEEQDILGEPIPEEELLPEAEEVQEGIEEAAVTEEEPLPEEEEPGLEREEEEDELDLINEEELAAALEVGAPAAAAAVEKEPAGAGAEDGAKLLASLSGIDPEALRKLLAGAQITINITFPKEV, translated from the coding sequence ATAGAGGAGGGGCCTTACGATGCCCTTTTCATAGACGACGCGAAGCTGGACGAGATAGATTTGGAAGATCTGAAAAAGCGGAGCGGAGCCAAAAGAACCTGCCTTATATACTCCGATGAACAGAGCAGGGCGGAGAGTTTCGACTACTACCTGAAAAAGCCCTTCCTCCCGACGGAGATGGTAGATCTTCTTTCAGAGATCAAAGATGAGATGCTTCTGCCGGAGATGGATGAGGGCGGCGAAGAGAGTGCGGAGGAGGAGGTCGAGGGCGCAGCGGCCGAGGAGGAGCTTTCTTTGGAGGAGCTTTCTTTGGAGGAGCTTTCTTTGGAGGAGCTTCCCGGGGAGGAGGCCGCTGCCGCGCAGCAGCCGGCCGAACCGCTTGAGCCGGAAGAGAGCAGTGATAGAGGCGAAGAGGAGAGTGTGCAGGAGGAAGAGGACTTCGAAGCACTGCTGGAGCAGTTGGAAGAGGTTGAAGAGGGGGATGTAACCGAAACTGTGTCGGAAGAGAGAGAGGAGCCGGAAGAGGGAGTCTCCGGGAATGCGGAAGAGACCGAAACCGAAGAGGTGCAGGCAGGCGCGGAAGAGGCCGCCGGTACGGAGGAGTCGGAAGAGATCGACTTCGAAGCCCTGATGGAAGAGGTTAAAGATATCGAGAGTGAGGAGTTGACACAGGAGCCTGCCGCGGAGAGTATCGAGGATGAGGATATTGAGGCTCTGCTGGAGGGAATAGATATTCCCCTGACGGAGGAGGAGGCTCTTGCGGAAGAGGCGGGTTCGGAGGAGTCTGAAGTACTTGAAGAGCTTCCCGATATCGAGGGGGGGGTTTTGGACGAAGAGCAGGTAAATGTTGTAAAAGAGCTTCTCGAAGAGAGTACGGAGCCGGAAGAGGAGAGCCTGGAGAGTGAAGAGCTTTTCGAAGAGCAGGATATTCTCGGGGAGCCGATTCCGGAGGAGGAGCTTTTGCCGGAAGCCGAAGAGGTGCAAGAGGGTATCGAAGAGGCAGCGGTTACGGAGGAGGAGCCTCTGCCGGAAGAGGAGGAGCCCGGCCTGGAGAGAGAAGAGGAGGAGGATGAGCTGGACCTTATAAACGAAGAGGAGCTTGCCGCCGCGCTCGAAGTCGGCGCCCCCGCCGCAGCCGCAGCCGTCGAAAAGGAGCCTGCCGGGGCAGGAGCCGAAGATGGGGCGAAGCTGCTCGCTTCGCTTTCAGGTATCGATCCTGAAGCGTTGAGGAAGCTGCTTGCCGGTGCACAGATCACGATAAACATAACCTTCCCGAAAGAGGTGTGA